GCTCAGAAGTGAACCCCAATGATTTCATCACTGAGAATATATTTTGTTCTTTCAATGTGCGCTGCGGGTTATCTTCCGCACCACCTTCACGTACAAACATGCAGCGCAGTGATAATTTCGTGGAGGTATCGCACGATGTACCACGAAAAGCGACCAAATTCTTCTCTTTGCTTAATCGCGGAGTGGTGTCACGTGAATACCCCAACAGGCCCATATGATCCCAGCGGGTTGTTTCACCAATGATAAACACCACATAGGTGTCATCAATGCCTGCGGGGGCCACATAAGTATGGTGCTCAGCTGGATCATACAGCGTTGCCGCATCATATCTTTCGTTGTATTGCGTATATGCGTATAACCCCAGCGCGGCCAACCAGTTAGAGGGTAGGTATGAGTGAGCCACTACGCCACCATAGCTGGGTAAATCTACCGTTTGCAGTTGCTCATTGGCCGCTTGCACTTTATCTAGATAACGAAGGGGCAACCAAACTAGCGCCACTGCCACTATCATCAACAAAATCGGCCTCATACGCTGACCGGGTGTCTTGCATTGCTCAAGTAGGGTTAAGCGCAGAGTATTTTTCCAGATCAGCAGCAGCGGCATAGCGCTGACCAGCACCATCCAGATAACAAAATGCAACCCAATCACTTCTTTGGAAAGATCGGTATCAGTAGTTAAAACGGAAATCACTATGCCGTAGCCAATGACGACATTGAAAAAAGTCATGTAATAGCTGGCAGCAACAGAAATAAGCACCAAGAGAGTCGCGACAACACGATAAAACCACCGCCCACCGAGTGAAATCACCCGCATCACAAAAAAGGTAAACAGGATAATGGCCATCACTTCAATGATAGCGGTCACGACTTTTATCCCTTGGATACCTTGGCTAAAGGAGTCAAAACGACGATAAAAGACAGAGATATTCAAGAAAATGCCAATATAAACAGCCAACAACAAAGAAATACTTTGCTGTGATAAAGATTTTACTCTGTCCATAAAACGCCCGGTCTCCAGAGACACTATTTGAGGCTTGAATCAATCAGACAATGAACCCTCTATCAGGTTCAGTGTGATATCAATAAGCAGGCTATAGATTTTTCGCGAGAAATATCTTAACAACTCTCAACGGTCCTGTCCGCGAGCTAACGCAAACTCTCCATAGCAGATATGGGCTTAACCTTCCTAAATCAGTGTAGAACGAGGCAGCATGTACGAGGGCGAAGAACAGCCCACAAGAAAAGTCTTATGGGCTTGCGAGGCAGGAACTGGCTTATTTAATATTGAGTGTGACGTCGATATTGCCACGAGTAGCATTGGAATAAGGGCATACAATATGCGCTTTCTTCACTAAATCATCAGCCACGCTTCGTTCAATTCCCGGCAAGCTGATATCGAGTTGAACCTCAATACCAAAGCCCGTTGGAATGGCACCAATACCGACAGTCCCTTCAATGTTGGCATCATCAGGAATTTTAATTTTTTCTTTTGATGCAACAAACTTCAGTGCGCCAAGAAAGCAGGCAGAGTAACCCGCAGCAAACAGTTGTTCAGGATTCGTCACCGCACCACCTGCGCCCCCCATTTCTTTTGGTACGCCCAACTTCACATCCAATACGCCATCAGAGGAGGTTGCTCGGCCGTCACGGCCGCCAGTGGCTTTAGCTTTGGCGCGATATACGACTTTTTCGATAGACATAGTGCTTTCCTTTCAGGGTCAATGAAGATGAAGAACAGGTACAACGTGAAAGTATGGCACTCATATGAAAAAGCCCCCAATTTTGGGGGCTTCAAAAGTCATCTTACCGCGCGGGTTATCAATTACTGCGCTGGGGCATCAATTTTATCGTCGATTCGCTGCAACATATAGGGATAGAACGGGTTGGACGAAATTCGCATCAAGGAATCCAGCCCCACCACCAGCACAGCACGTTCACCGCGCGCAGCAAACGTACCCAAACTGATACCGTACTGGTCCCGCGGCTCAGGATAGCGACCATACAATGAATCACTCATCGGGAATGGTAACGCAACATGAGACAACGAGAATATATCAGGCGGATATATCAAACCTGTTGGCACAGTAGTCTCATTGGTTTGACCCGCCAGTGTTGTTATTGCAACGGTCTCATTACTTTGCGGAGAAACGTTGGTAATCACCGTTGTACTGTAATTACGTGGTGGCGGTGGCAATAAGCGAGCCAGTGCGGTGTAAGAAGAGTTTCTCAGTAATGGGCCGAAGCTGGCAGCACGGTTCAAATCAAACAGTACTACTTCGCTGCCATTTTTTGGTAAGTGATTATAGAGCGCTGTCACCACGGCACGGGTACTGACGGTTGAATCCATTAATGACTGGAACGTCAGAATTGGAGGAAGCTCTTCCATCTTATTGTTTCTGGAATCACGTGCAATTTGCTGCTGCAATACGGACGTCAGTAAATAAGATTGGCGAGCAGCATTCACTGGGAATGAGTTGTACTTGAACGGGTTAAACTCAGGCACGATCCCTAACCAAGCTGCTTTAGCAAAGGCTGGGAAGATAGCCGGCCAGCCTGCAATACCAGCAAAACGCGCAAAACTCGTCACACCGATCATCGGGGATATCAATATTACCCGCTCAGGTTTCGCCAGTGCGGGGTCATCTAATGAGTCCAGTGTGTATTTCATCGCCAGTGCGCCGCCATTGGAGAAACCAACAACATGCAAAGGTAAATCTGGGCCACTCAGTGTTTTAGCTTCTCGAACAGCCAAACGTGTGGCGGCTAACCAATCCTGCCATTCAACATCGGTCAAAGCACCCGGTACAGAACCATGAGCGGGTAAACGGATACCGATAGCAACATAGCCACGCTGACGATAATTTTCAGCGATATGGCGCAAGCTATAGGGGGTATCCGTTAAACCATGCAGTAATACCACGGCACCTTTAGGTTTCCCATCGGGCTGCAGAATATAAGAACGATTCCAGTCGTTTTTAAAACTTGGTGGATAAATCGAGCTGCCAGAATAGTAACGGTTTAGTGGAATCTCCGTTCTTGGTTCCAGTTTTTCAGTTACATTTTTCCGAACTTCATCAAAAATATTATTTTCAGCTTTCATGTAATCCGCCCAACTGGCTTTATCAATCTCAGCCGCGCGCATTTCATGTGGAACAAAAGTGTGCCAAAGCTCTAGCTTCGGACCACGCTGTGTATCGTAAATTCGGATTGCCAGTATGGTAACGGAAATTACCACCAAGACTAGAATAATCCGTTTAATCCACCGCTTAATGGCTATGGAAAGCATGATCCGTTACTCCGTAGGTCTATATTTTTTTTACAATTGAGGCCAGTTTATCACCATCTGGCGATGCTGCTACTTTAAACGCAAAATATTCTCTTGGTATAGAGTGCGATATAAATAAATCAGTATGTGGTTATTGTTGTCAATTGAATACCGACGATCCGCTTCATTATGCGATATATCTTGCGTATAACGACGGTATTAAATATGCCTGTGGAATTAAAAATATCTGATTTAATCTTGTGTTGTGGCAATGTTGAGATAATCATGCTGACCAATCAATTAATGACTTTGGTTATCATTCTTGGTTTTCATTTTAATACTACACCTAATATAAGACTTAATTTGTGAAGAGTAATCCGTTACTCAGAATGAATAATCTTAACCGCTGAATGCACTATCAGCGGCTAAGCTGTGCATTCTCCCCGTTAGGCTTCGCTGCTTTCAACTTGCGGTTGGGGAACAGACGTGGGCGATTTACGCAACCAAATCCACCATGCCAGCGTCATTAAGGCAACCCATGCCAAACCGACATACATGGCAATGCGAGTCGCGGGGAAATACCCCAGAACGATAATGATGAAAGCCATAAAGAGAATGGTCAGTATAGGGGCGACTGGCCAAAACGGGACAGGGAAAGCAAGCTTGGCGACACTCTCCTTACTCATCTTGCGGCGCATGGCCACTTGCGACACTAAAATCATTAGCCATACCCAAACGGTAGCGAAAGTCGCAATTGAGGCAATAATTAGGAACACATTTTTTGGAATAAGGTAGTTCAGCACCACACCGCATAGCAGCGCAATCGCCATCACTAAGATGGTCATCCAAGGCACGCCATTACGTGTCAGGCGGCTAAAACACTTGGGTGCTAGCCCTTCTTGCGCCATGCCATACATCATACGACCCGCGCCGTAGATATCGCTATTGATCGCTGAGATGGCCGCACTGATCACCACCAGATTTAGAATATTCGCTGCGGAGCTGATCCCTAAACTGCTGAAAATCGCCACAAAAGGACTGCCATTTTGCCCAATGCTATTCCATGGATAGATCGCCATCAGAACAAAGAGCGTTAAAACATAGAATAAAAGAATACGTACTGGCACGGTGTTAATGGCGCGTGGTAATACTTTTTCCGGGTTTTTTGCTTCGCTGGCCGTCACGCCGATAATTTCAATACCACCAAAAGCAAACATAACAACCGCAAACGAGGCAATCACCCCCGTCAGTCCATTGGGCATAAACCCTTGATGCGACCATAGATTACTAACACCAGTGCTCTCATGACCGGCACCAAAACCAAACATCATAATGCCAAACCCAGCAGCGATCATGGCAATAATCGCCGTCACTTTGAGCAGCGATAACCAGAACTCCATCTCACCAAAGACTTTAACTGAGCAGAGATTCAGCGCACCGATAAAGAAGATGATACTCAGCACCCAAACCCACTGTGGGGCATCTGGGAACCACAATCCCATATAGATACCAAATGCAGTGACATCGGCCAGCGCCACGATAATCATCTCAAAGGTATAGGTCCAGCCGGTCAGAAAACCCGCCAGTGGCCCAAGATAACGACTGGCATAATGACCAAATGAACCCGCAACCGGATCATGCACCGCCATTTCACCGAGTGCACGCATCACCATAAATACTGCTGCACCGCCAATCAAATAGGCGAGTAGGACTGCTGGTCCCGCCAAACGAATAGCTTCGGCAGAACCATAAAATAAACCCGTACCAATGGCGGAACCTAATGCCATGAACCGGATATGTCGCGCACTAAGGCCGCGTTTGAGCGTGGATGAATCATTCTTCATGGTACATTCTCGCAAGATTTGTGCCCTTTCAGGCAGAGGTTCAGAGAGGGCGATCCCGCGAACGGGATCACCTATAGGCAAAAAATATTGCTGCTTTTTATTTATTAGAGGCTAGGTAAGACATGCGGAGGCATCAGTTCGTTCATATGACGTTGTGCAATCAACTGGCTTGCTGCTTCAATATCTGGAGCAAAGAAGCGGTCTTTTTCGTAATAGGCTACATGCTGGCGCAATAACTGACGCGCCGGCTCCAGTGCATCCGACGTCTTCAAGCCTTTGCGCAAATCTAATCCCTGACACGCAGCCAGCCATTCAACGGCTAAAATGCCGCGTACATTTTCAGCCATTTCCCATAAGCGTTTACCGGCACGAGGAGCCATAGAAACATGGTCTTCCTGATTGGCTGAAGTCGGAATACTGTCAACACTGGAAGGGAAGGCTAACCCTTTATTCTCGCTGGTGAGTGCAGCTGCGGTGACTTGCGCAATCATAAAGCCAGAGTTGACTCCGCCGTTCTCCACCAAAAATGGCGGTAACTGCGACATATGTTTATCCATCAATAACGAAATACGGCGCTCTGATAATGAACCCATTTCGGCCAACGCCAATGCTAAATTATCCGCTGCCATGGCCACAGGTTCAGCATGGAAGTTACCACCAGAAAGCACATCACCTTGCTCAGCAAATACCAGAGGGTTATCGGATACCGCGTTAGATTCAATAGCCAGCACCTCTGCAGCCTGACGCATTTGGGTTAGGCAAGCACCCATCACCTGAGGCTGACAACGTAGAGAGTATGGATCCTGTACTTTGTCACAATTACGATGAGACTCTGACACTTCACTGCGATCACCTAACAGATGGCGGTAAGTGCTTGCAGCATCAATCTGCCCTCGCTGGCCGCGCACCGCATGAATACGGGCATCAAATGGATTACGGGAGCCTAAGGCGGCTTCAACCGTCAAGCTGCCAAAAACAGACGCGGCAGCATAGAGATCTTCCGCCTCAAATAAGCCACGCAGTGCGTAAGCGGTAGAAACCTGCGTGCCATTAAGCAGCGCTAACCCTTCTTTCGCCGCCAATGTGAGTGGCTGTAGGCCCGCTTTTGCCAGCGCGCTACGGGCATCTAACCATTCGCCTTGATAGCGAGCCTTGCCCTCACCTAATAGCAACAGGCTCATATGGGCCAATGGGGCCAAATCCCCTGACGCTCCCACCGAACCTTTTAATGGAATATGTGGATAAACCTCGGCATTAACCAACGCGATAAGCGCCTGAATGACCTCAAGGCGAATACCCGAAAAGCCGCGAGCCAAGCTATTGATTTTAAGCACCAAAATCAGGCGCACAATGGCATCATCATTGGCCTCTCCGACGCCAGCGGCATGAGAAAGCACGATCGAGCGTTGCAGGTTTTCCAAATCTTCCGTGGCAATACGCGTTGATGCCAACAAACCGAAGCCAGTGTTGATGCCATAGGCGGTGCGTTTCTCGGCTAATATGGCTTGTACACAATCAACACTCTGTTGAATCGGTGCATGCGCACTTTCATCAAGAGAGATCTTCACTGGATGCAGGAAGATATGCCGTAAATCCGCCAGAGTCATTTGGCCTGGGCGCAGTGTCATCGTTTCCATGGTTGGATTGATTCCTGTTTTCATGAACGTTTCCCCTGAGTTGCGGCAACCATTGGCAGATTTAATCCTTGCTCTTGGGCACATTGAATAGCGATATCATAGCCTGCATCGGCATGACGCATGACGCCCGTTGCCGGATCATTATGTAACACCCGAGCGATACGTTCAGCGGCTTCATCGCTACCATCACACACCACCACCATGCCAGAATGTTGAGAGAAGCCCATCCCGACGCCACCACCATGATGCAATGACACCCAAGTCGCACCACTCGCCGTATTGAGCAGTGCATTCAGTAATGGCCAATCAGATACAGCATCAGAGCCATCTTTCATGGCTTCCGTTTCACGGTTAGGACTGGAGACTGATCCAGAGTCCAGATGGTCACGGCCAATCACAATGGGAGCCGACAATTCACCACTGCGCACCATTTCGTTGAAAGCCAAACCTAATTTTGCTCGCTGGCCCAATCCAACCCAACAAATCCGTGCTGGTAGACCTTGGAAACTGATACGTTCGCGGGCCATATCGAGCCAATGATGCAAGTGTTCATCATCAGGGATCAGCTCTTTAACCTTAGCATCCGTCTTATAAATATCTTCTGCGTCACCAGAGAGTGCCGCCCAGCGGAATGGGCCGATACCGCGACAGAATAATGGCCGAATATAGGCAGGGACAAAACCAGGGAAATCAAATGCATGAGTAACACCCATATCCTGTGCCATTTGACGAATATTATTGCCGTAATCGAACGTCGGGATACCCATGTTGTGGAAGGCCAACATCGCTTCGACATGCTCTGCCATCGATGCTTTAGCCGCGTTCACCACCAAGATAGGTTCACTTTGAGCACGCTGACGATACTGTTCCCAACTCCAACCTTTTGGTAAATAACCATTCAATGGGTCATGAGCACTGGTCTGGTCGGTCACCATGTCAGGTCGTACACCACGGCGAACTAATTCCGGTAAAATTTCAGCCGCATTACCGCATAAAGCGATAGAAACGGCTTCACCCGCAGCGGTATATTTTTTGATGCGTGCTAGTGCATCATCCAGATCGGCAGCTTGTTCATCGACATAACGGGTTTTTAAGCGAAAATCGATGCGGCTCTGTTGGCACTCAATATTTAAGGAACAGGCTCCCGCTAACGTTGCTGCCAGCGGCTGTGCCCCCCCCATACCGCCTAACCCTGCAGTAAGCACCCAACGCCCTTTCAGGTCACCACCAAAATGCTGCCGACCCGCTTCGACGAATGTTTCATAGGTACCCTGCACAATGCCTTGGCTACCGATATAGATCCAACTACCCGCGGTCATTTGGCCGTACATCGCCAACCCTTTAGCGTCCAGTTCGTTAAAGTGTTCCCAATTAGCCCAATGAGGGACTAAATTTGAGTTGGCAATCAATACTCTAGGCGCATTACTGTGGGTTTTAAAGACACCGACAGGTTTACCAGACTGGATCAATAAGGTCTCATCGTCATTTAAGTGTGTCAGACTTTCTACAATCTGGTCATAGCACTCCCAATTGCGGGCTGCGCGGCCAATACCGCCGTAAACCACTAATTCTTTAGGATTCTCAGCCACTTCAGGATCAAGGTTATTCATCAACATACGCAACGGGGCTTCTGTAAACCAACTTTTTGCAGTCAGTTTTGTTCCACGAGCGGCTCTAATCTCATTATCACGAAATCTGTTTTGGGCAGTCACGGCAATTTCCTTCAACCAGTTTTTCAGGTGTCGACGACATTACTTCTCTTGAGCTTTTATTAACATATACTCGTATAGACAAGTACAATCAAGCTCAAGGAAAACGCCAATAAAACGGCAGAAACATCAAAATGAAATCAGGGAATAACCTTAATTATTAATTGGTTATAATTGATATCATTTTGAATTAATGTATAGCAGAAGGATTTTTGACGTGTTTTTCTCTATGAAATCAGCATAAAATTGGTGTGTTTTTGCGCACGAAGTCACATATAATTCACATGGATTTTACATTGCGACACCTTTATTGAGTAATACATCGCAGCTAAAACACCGTTCAATATCGCCTAAATCAATATCAAAAACTAATATGTTGATATATCTCACACAAATTAAAGCCGCGATAGAAATTCGTCAAAATACGTATTTTAGCTTGGATAAGAAGATAAGAAGGTCAGTAACTATAGAGGTGAGGTTAATTTCGGTGTCGAAAAAGAGTTGATGATATCTCTCCATTTAAGTCAGACTAAAAACAACCTTAATATATAATGAGTTACATAATAACTGGCACTAAAATGATAAAAGCCCTGACTGTGTTAGCCAGGGCTTTTAAGGTACTACAAATTTAAAATTAAACATTAATCAACTTAATAACGTATTACTTATCTACGTACTGTTTATATCGATGTACATGTTTCTACAGGAATTTTTTGTTTAGTGTTAACTCTCCCTCCAATATTTTAACTGAATGGTAACAATTCCTGCTTAATTCATTTCAGTCATGCCTATGATAAGACAGACTAAATTAGTACATCCCCTCGCGATATATACTCTTGTTACATGGCTTTAACTCTCGTCGCGATATTCTCGATCTCATACTCACGTACACAAATCGCGAACATTACTATTAACAACAAAGCCTTAACTCATCGCGTTATCGTCCACAGAATGCGATTGTAAAGATTTACTGCGTGGCCTTAAAGCATCATCACAATGGTCATTTATAAAAAAACCGCCGTGAATCTCACATAAAAAAGTATTTCGTGACCTTTATCGCATTATTTAAATCGTGCTACATGGACACCGGCTAAATAAAAATTTCGTTACTCATTGCACCGGTGTTAAATTCCAATCTACTTGTTCTACATGAGATGTCAATACTGTTTTTAAGTACATGGTTTTATTATCAGCATGAGAAAATGATAATGTTTTACACCAACTTTAATTGAGTTTTAATTCATTATCTTAGCGTCATAGTTCTCAATCATCCGTGATAGCGTGACTGTAATGCTGGGCTTAACTTAATCTTGTTCAAAGGAAAGTGGCAAACAACTTAGATATGATGTTTTTCTACCTTTAGGCTTATTTGAGTTAATGAGATCTTTGCTAATATCTTTCAGTCATTAAGACTGCCAATATTGTGCGAAGCACCACGACATGATTAACATAATAAGAAAGCAAGTGATTGAGAAGCGTGACAACAAACACAGGCTATCTTAATCAACTCAGTCACGATGACTTATATCGGGTTTTAACGTTTTTTTGAAGTGAGAAGCCCTAATTACAGATTCCCCATACTTTAGTGCCACTAATCCATAAAAACGGTATATCTACCCTCTCGCACACTGAAACAAGCCGCCAGTATCTCTTTTGAGAATTTCCTCAAAAGAGCATAACAACATAAAAAACATCGTGTTTTATTATATTTTTCATGCTTAACTTTCGTTCTATGCCACACTGTTAGAGTAGAAATAACAATTAATATGATTATGACTACTATCTAATGTCAGGTATGCAAAAATTACACATATACTTTATCAGTATCAGTCGGGTGGTCTCGATAGCATCACACGACAGAGGCTAGAATTATCACAAAAAACCAAGTGGGCCAGGGATGAGCTATTTTTAATGACTGGCTAAGGTAACTAAAAGACACATAGATATTTTTTGGGGGATCGCGCATGTTCGAAGACCAAGACACATCGATCCTCAATACCTATTTTGGTACCCACAGTCCTTTTTGGCGACTTGCTTTCGATAGCCAAGCTTTAGAGTTATCAGCAATTAAAGGGACGACTATTATTGCGATTCCTCTCAATTCAGTTCAAACAATGAAAATCCGGAGTTTAACCGGTATTACCGCCAGTTTAGATGTCGAAATTAAGATTTACGGACACCCGCTTCACTTACACCTCGTTGGCCGCAAAATTAATGACAAAGAATGGGGAGGGACGGCATCTGCTTATGCTGATACCGAGTCTGTCGCACGCGATTTAGTGGTAGGGCTTTCTTTTGCTGAACAGGTCGTTTCTGAAGCAAATTCAGTGATCGTTATTCTTGATAAAGAAGGCTGCGTCCAACGTTTCAATCATCTAAGCGAAGAATATACCGGGAAAAAAGAACAAGATGTAATTGGCAAAAATGTCTATGACTTGTTTATGACCGCTAAAGAAGGGGCATCATCCCGTAAGAATATTGAAGGCTTCTTCCAGCGCGGTGCGTCTTATGAAGTTGAACGTTGGGTCAATACCGTTAAAGGGAAGCGCCTATTCCTATTTCGTAATAAATTTGTTCACAGCGGTAGTGGTAAGAATGAACGTTACCTTATCTGTTCGGGTACAGACATAACAAAAGAGAGACGTGCTCAAGAACGCCTCCGGATTTTAGCGAATACCGATATGATTACGGGTCTTCCTAACCGCCATGCTATTCATGAGCGCATTAATAGCGCGATCCAAACTCGTGGTGAAACTTCGGTCGGTATTATTTATCTCGATCTCGATAACTTTAAAAAAGTAAATGACCATTATGGCCATATGTTTGGTGACAGATTACTTAAAGACGTCTCGCTGGCTATTTTAGGTTGCTTGGGTGAGAACGAAATGCTTGCCC
The window above is part of the Yersinia massiliensis genome. Proteins encoded here:
- the hutH gene encoding histidine ammonia-lyase; amino-acid sequence: METMTLRPGQMTLADLRHIFLHPVKISLDESAHAPIQQSVDCVQAILAEKRTAYGINTGFGLLASTRIATEDLENLQRSIVLSHAAGVGEANDDAIVRLILVLKINSLARGFSGIRLEVIQALIALVNAEVYPHIPLKGSVGASGDLAPLAHMSLLLLGEGKARYQGEWLDARSALAKAGLQPLTLAAKEGLALLNGTQVSTAYALRGLFEAEDLYAAASVFGSLTVEAALGSRNPFDARIHAVRGQRGQIDAASTYRHLLGDRSEVSESHRNCDKVQDPYSLRCQPQVMGACLTQMRQAAEVLAIESNAVSDNPLVFAEQGDVLSGGNFHAEPVAMAADNLALALAEMGSLSERRISLLMDKHMSQLPPFLVENGGVNSGFMIAQVTAAALTSENKGLAFPSSVDSIPTSANQEDHVSMAPRAGKRLWEMAENVRGILAVEWLAACQGLDLRKGLKTSDALEPARQLLRQHVAYYEKDRFFAPDIEAASQLIAQRHMNELMPPHVLPSL
- a CDS encoding amino acid permease — encoded protein: MKNDSSTLKRGLSARHIRFMALGSAIGTGLFYGSAEAIRLAGPAVLLAYLIGGAAVFMVMRALGEMAVHDPVAGSFGHYASRYLGPLAGFLTGWTYTFEMIIVALADVTAFGIYMGLWFPDAPQWVWVLSIIFFIGALNLCSVKVFGEMEFWLSLLKVTAIIAMIAAGFGIMMFGFGAGHESTGVSNLWSHQGFMPNGLTGVIASFAVVMFAFGGIEIIGVTASEAKNPEKVLPRAINTVPVRILLFYVLTLFVLMAIYPWNSIGQNGSPFVAIFSSLGISSAANILNLVVISAAISAINSDIYGAGRMMYGMAQEGLAPKCFSRLTRNGVPWMTILVMAIALLCGVVLNYLIPKNVFLIIASIATFATVWVWLMILVSQVAMRRKMSKESVAKLAFPVPFWPVAPILTILFMAFIIIVLGYFPATRIAMYVGLAWVALMTLAWWIWLRKSPTSVPQPQVESSEA
- the eptB gene encoding kdo(2)-lipid A phosphoethanolamine 7''-transferase; translation: MDRVKSLSQQSISLLLAVYIGIFLNISVFYRRFDSFSQGIQGIKVVTAIIEVMAIILFTFFVMRVISLGGRWFYRVVATLLVLISVAASYYMTFFNVVIGYGIVISVLTTDTDLSKEVIGLHFVIWMVLVSAMPLLLIWKNTLRLTLLEQCKTPGQRMRPILLMIVAVALVWLPLRYLDKVQAANEQLQTVDLPSYGGVVAHSYLPSNWLAALGLYAYTQYNERYDAATLYDPAEHHTYVAPAGIDDTYVVFIIGETTRWDHMGLLGYSRDTTPRLSKEKNLVAFRGTSCDTSTKLSLRCMFVREGGAEDNPQRTLKEQNIFSVMKSLGFTSELFAMQSEMWFYNNTNTDNYSFRELIASEKRNDDKPVDDMLLVDELKESLGRYPQGKHLVILHTKGSHYLYSQRYPRSYARYQPECMGVDDFCSKQQLLNAFDNSVLYTDSFIANVIDEMRQKKALVFYAADHGESIDDNTHFHGTPREMAPPEQFRVPLMVWASDKFLAQPEHLAAFEQLQAEQRVGKTHRHVELFDSILGCLGYTSPDGGINEQNNWCQAPSRHPQPVI
- a CDS encoding alpha/beta hydrolase, with protein sequence MLSIAIKRWIKRIILVLVVISVTILAIRIYDTQRGPKLELWHTFVPHEMRAAEIDKASWADYMKAENNIFDEVRKNVTEKLEPRTEIPLNRYYSGSSIYPPSFKNDWNRSYILQPDGKPKGAVVLLHGLTDTPYSLRHIAENYRQRGYVAIGIRLPAHGSVPGALTDVEWQDWLAATRLAVREAKTLSGPDLPLHVVGFSNGGALAMKYTLDSLDDPALAKPERVILISPMIGVTSFARFAGIAGWPAIFPAFAKAAWLGIVPEFNPFKYNSFPVNAARQSYLLTSVLQQQIARDSRNNKMEELPPILTFQSLMDSTVSTRAVVTALYNHLPKNGSEVVLFDLNRAASFGPLLRNSSYTALARLLPPPPRNYSTTVITNVSPQSNETVAITTLAGQTNETTVPTGLIYPPDIFSLSHVALPFPMSDSLYGRYPEPRDQYGISLGTFAARGERAVLVVGLDSLMRISSNPFYPYMLQRIDDKIDAPAQ
- a CDS encoding organic hydroperoxide resistance protein, whose protein sequence is MSIEKVVYRAKAKATGGRDGRATSSDGVLDVKLGVPKEMGGAGGAVTNPEQLFAAGYSACFLGALKFVASKEKIKIPDDANIEGTVGIGAIPTGFGIEVQLDISLPGIERSVADDLVKKAHIVCPYSNATRGNIDVTLNIK
- the hutU gene encoding urocanate hydratase — its product is MTAQNRFRDNEIRAARGTKLTAKSWFTEAPLRMLMNNLDPEVAENPKELVVYGGIGRAARNWECYDQIVESLTHLNDDETLLIQSGKPVGVFKTHSNAPRVLIANSNLVPHWANWEHFNELDAKGLAMYGQMTAGSWIYIGSQGIVQGTYETFVEAGRQHFGGDLKGRWVLTAGLGGMGGAQPLAATLAGACSLNIECQQSRIDFRLKTRYVDEQAADLDDALARIKKYTAAGEAVSIALCGNAAEILPELVRRGVRPDMVTDQTSAHDPLNGYLPKGWSWEQYRQRAQSEPILVVNAAKASMAEHVEAMLAFHNMGIPTFDYGNNIRQMAQDMGVTHAFDFPGFVPAYIRPLFCRGIGPFRWAALSGDAEDIYKTDAKVKELIPDDEHLHHWLDMARERISFQGLPARICWVGLGQRAKLGLAFNEMVRSGELSAPIVIGRDHLDSGSVSSPNRETEAMKDGSDAVSDWPLLNALLNTASGATWVSLHHGGGVGMGFSQHSGMVVVCDGSDEAAERIARVLHNDPATGVMRHADAGYDIAIQCAQEQGLNLPMVAATQGKRS